One Nitrosopumilus piranensis genomic region harbors:
- a CDS encoding adenylate kinase family protein: MSIVITGNPGVGKHTIAKEISQKMQLEIIDINQIAKDSGLFEENDESNDVDAKKLKEILDKKNLNKCIIVGHLAPYVLDKNRVSVVIILRRSPYDLIKVYKERGYSNKKSNENASSEILGIITYDAKNQFKDKVVQINVSQKEIQDVLNKVESAVSGNKDSEEVDWLDLVTKNNDLKKFFVD, encoded by the coding sequence GTGTCAATAGTCATTACAGGAAATCCAGGTGTTGGGAAACATACTATTGCAAAAGAGATTTCACAAAAAATGCAATTAGAAATAATTGACATTAATCAAATTGCAAAAGATTCAGGATTATTTGAGGAAAATGATGAGTCAAATGACGTAGATGCCAAAAAATTAAAAGAAATTCTTGATAAAAAAAATTTAAACAAATGTATCATTGTAGGACATTTAGCACCATATGTTTTAGATAAAAATAGAGTTAGTGTAGTTATTATTTTGAGACGTAGTCCATATGATTTAATCAAAGTCTACAAAGAAAGAGGATATTCAAATAAAAAAAGCAATGAAAACGCTAGTAGTGAAATTCTAGGAATTATTACATATGATGCAAAAAACCAGTTCAAAGACAAAGTTGTACAAATTAATGTTAGCCAAAAAGAGATTCAAGACGTTCTAAATAAAGTAGAGTCAGCTGTTTCAGGCAACAAAGATTCTGAAGAAGTAGATTGGCTTGATTTAGTTACCAAAAATAATGATTTGAAAAAATTTTTTGTTGATTGA
- the tgtA gene encoding tRNA guanosine(15) transglycosylase TgtA — translation MFEISKTDLAGRIGTIETNHGKIETPAYVPVIHPVKQTIPSKKIKSIGFDLVITNAYITRNNYGDKAIEKGIHKIIDYDKGIMTDSGGYQVLEYGDVPVSPTEMADFEEGIMTDFAIPLDKPTGFGLPVKKAEAYVKHTLKVCKETIDNSKNNGQIWIGPIQGGEHFELVAKSTKGLIKMGYKMLALGSPVEFMESYEYRLLAQMIVAAKKQIPHNIPLHLFGAGHPLTIPFAVALGCDTFDSASYMLYAKQNRYITEDGTRYLSDIVVFPCNCEVCSKYTPDELRQLESTEKINQIAIHNLYAIKLEVDKVKQAIHEGRLWEYVIKKARAHPKLFEMVEVMTENAEFLKIATPKFKERAIFLFDKEDQYRPEVQSFHETVRKFKSKKKKLLITKESSTKPGYLSHQFVNLSKKLKDFDETQVCQYNPQLGLIPIEISDIFPAAHHETSRMNFDPKEFLEFGKTWKVFFENNQFVEIRYDKKDNFLKYFVKTLPKKIKRKSFS, via the coding sequence TTGTTTGAGATATCAAAAACAGATTTGGCAGGCCGTATAGGCACTATAGAGACAAACCACGGAAAAATTGAAACACCAGCTTATGTTCCAGTCATTCATCCAGTAAAGCAAACAATTCCTTCAAAAAAAATCAAATCAATTGGTTTTGATTTGGTAATTACAAATGCATACATTACTAGAAACAACTACGGAGACAAAGCAATAGAAAAAGGAATTCACAAAATTATAGATTATGACAAAGGGATTATGACAGACTCTGGAGGTTATCAGGTTTTAGAGTATGGTGATGTTCCAGTTTCTCCAACAGAAATGGCAGATTTTGAAGAAGGGATTATGACAGATTTTGCAATTCCATTAGATAAACCAACAGGGTTTGGACTTCCAGTAAAAAAAGCAGAAGCATATGTCAAGCATACTCTCAAAGTCTGCAAAGAAACTATTGATAATAGTAAAAACAATGGACAGATTTGGATTGGGCCAATACAAGGAGGAGAACATTTTGAACTTGTTGCAAAATCAACAAAAGGTTTGATCAAAATGGGTTACAAAATGTTGGCCTTAGGAAGTCCAGTTGAATTTATGGAGTCATATGAATATAGATTGTTAGCTCAAATGATTGTTGCAGCAAAAAAACAGATTCCACATAACATACCACTGCATCTTTTTGGTGCAGGACATCCATTAACTATTCCATTTGCAGTTGCCCTAGGTTGCGATACATTTGATTCAGCTTCATACATGCTATATGCAAAACAAAACAGGTACATTACAGAAGATGGGACACGATATTTATCAGATATAGTAGTATTTCCATGCAATTGCGAAGTATGCTCAAAGTATACTCCTGATGAGTTACGACAGTTAGAATCAACTGAGAAGATTAATCAGATTGCCATCCATAATCTGTATGCAATAAAATTAGAAGTTGACAAGGTAAAGCAGGCAATTCATGAAGGTAGGTTATGGGAATATGTTATCAAAAAAGCAAGGGCACATCCAAAATTATTTGAGATGGTAGAGGTTATGACAGAAAATGCAGAATTTCTTAAAATTGCAACCCCAAAATTCAAGGAAAGGGCAATTTTTCTATTTGATAAAGAGGATCAATACAGGCCCGAGGTGCAGTCATTTCATGAGACAGTAAGGAAATTCAAATCAAAGAAAAAGAAACTGCTAATCACAAAAGAGTCATCAACAAAGCCAGGATACCTATCTCACCAATTTGTTAATCTATCAAAAAAACTCAAAGATTTTGATGAAACTCAAGTTTGTCAATATAATCCCCAGTTAGGATTAATTCCAATTGAGATTTCAGACATTTTTCCTGCTGCTCATCATGAGACATCAAGGATGAATTTTGATCCTAAAGAATTCTTAGAGTTTGGAAAGACATGGAAGGTATTTTTTGAAAATAATCAATTTGTAGAAATTCGATATGACAAAAAGGATAATTTCTTAAAATATTTTGTAAAAACATTGCCAAAAAAAATCAAGAGAAAATCTTTTTCATAA
- a CDS encoding ATP-binding protein, producing MPIAILPDIDEQRCIGCALCVEICTTLGPDVLRVKPVEGWKRGKAFVFYPERCISDGACIGVCPTKSIFWMRPMNYTAGQPVPLHKNGVFINGWAEDAAL from the coding sequence ATGCCAATAGCAATACTTCCAGACATTGATGAACAAAGATGTATAGGATGTGCACTATGTGTAGAAATCTGTACAACTCTTGGTCCAGATGTCCTTAGAGTAAAACCAGTTGAAGGCTGGAAGAGAGGTAAAGCATTTGTCTTCTACCCAGAAAGATGTATTTCTGATGGTGCATGCATCGGTGTATGCCCAACAAAATCAATCTTTTGGATGAGACCAATGAATTACACTGCTGGACAACCAGTACCTCTTCACAAAAACGGTGTCTTCATTAACGGTTGGGCAGAAGACGCAGCACTATAA